One segment of Rhinatrema bivittatum chromosome 14, aRhiBiv1.1, whole genome shotgun sequence DNA contains the following:
- the LOC115076106 gene encoding uncharacterized protein LOC115076106, producing MRQVFGDYRLKIYNERQQTEKAATKAMAVKIQERDSKNSGSIVYRKHSNEASETTGNWFSLSDNSFRFNFIPCEADLEVKNLGLEDLQAGGDHGQAYTDRPSPKPKDLERPMGLQNKMLACAGPGSQGSEFAFNFLIPEEDSSTPSSAKVLEVGDATREVASLLSPYLKLDISSESTVPSENSVSQDLRRTGEEGKLRQLCMKEKGTLHFENEANNKKTADMPKKKKKKKEKSLQNKAAEKSEDSERVKVGSSEHPDKEASDQDEASRLQREVDWCVEQLEFGLQRQKSTPKQVDEALKAIKILKSKKAALVKKRQIMRGMFGDYRKKMEEERQKQLRLMQAATKCAWVAEVKDPSQRNKSQVYRKSTWIAQQARRSAGSSSPLVQSVSPENTTGSLLPQDHILALDTPGPESFVFTHSEEQFCFNFF from the exons CTACTAAGGCCATGGCAGTGAAGATACAGGAACGCGACTCCAAGAATTCTGGAAGTATAGTTTATCGAAAGCATTCGAATGAAGCCTCGGAGACCACAGGGAACTGGTTTAGCCTTTCAGACAATAGCTTCAGATTCAATTTTATTCCTTGTGAAGCTGATCTAGAAGTGAAAAACCTTGGCCTGGAGGACCTACAAGCGGGAGGTGACCATGGCCAAGCATATACTGATAGACCCTCCCCCAAACCGAAGGACCTTGAAAGACCGATGGGCTTGCAGAACAAAATGCTTGCCTGCGCTGGTCCTGGCAGCCAAGGGTCAGAGTTCGCTTTCAATTTCCTCATCCCTGAGGAAGATAGTTCTACACCTTCTAGTGCCAAAGTCCTTGAAGTGGGAGATGCTACACGGGAAGTAGCATCACTCTTGTCTCCATATTTGAAACTAGACATCTCATCCGAGAGTACAGTGCCATCAGAAAATAGTGTTTCTCAGGACTTAAGGCGCACTGGAGAGGAGGGAAAACTCAGACAGTTATGCATGAAAGAAAAAGGGActcttcattttgaaaatgaagctAACAATAAGAAGACAGCTGACATGcccaagaaaaagaagaagaagaaggagaagtCTCTGCAAAATAAGGCAGCAGAGAAATCTGAGGATAGTGAGAGGGTAAAAGTGGGATCCAGTGAGCATCCAGATAAAGAGGCCTCTGATCAGGACGAGGCATCTCGG CTACAGAGGGAAGTGGACTGGTGTGTGGAACAGCTGGAGTTTGGTTTGCAGAGACAGAAATCCACTCCAAAACAGG TTGACGAAGCTCTCAAAGCCATTAAGATTTTAAAGAGCAAGAAGGCTGCTCTGGTGAAGAAACGTCAAATCATGCGAGGGATGTTTGGAGATTACAGGAAGAaaatggaggaggagagacagaagCAGCTGCGGCTCATGCAAGCAG CTACAAAATGTGCTTGGGTGGCTGAGGTGAAGGACCCATCCCAAAGGAACAAAAGCCAGGTCTACAGGAAGAGTACATGGATTGCCCAGCAAGCAAGGCGCTCAGCAGGATCCAGTTCTCCTCTGGTGCAGTCAGTGAGCCCAGAAAACACCACAGGATCTCTGTTACCTCAGGACCACATTTTAGCCCTTGATACTCCTGGGCCAGAATCCTTCGTATTCACACATTCTGAGGAACAATTCTGCTTTAATTTTTTCTAG